A section of the Triticum dicoccoides isolate Atlit2015 ecotype Zavitan chromosome 7A, WEW_v2.0, whole genome shotgun sequence genome encodes:
- the LOC119330292 gene encoding uncharacterized protein LOC119330292: MGGMRGRMGISYLHSHGGGNVDVMAHQRRLSSLWSFLRQQDMMSSITEMEMAMPVPMPPADVGESIAADNGLSDLLRIFSMSTWDDTNSNIMFSAPGSKKAEVLGDSDVGMVTSFSNIDSQIQLALSSWTCPAWTTTCSCSRTPPTAESTPSVAAPLTRRASLGRERRTRINQRLRRLQDLIPYMDKVTRIFCALSPTE; encoded by the exons ATGGGTGGCATGAGAGGAAGGATGGGAATCAGCTACTTGCATTCGCACGGAGGAGGCAACGTCGACGTGATGGCACATCAGAGGAGGCTGAGCTCGTTGTGGAGCTTCTTGAGGCAGCAGGACATGATGTCGTCCAtcacagagatggagatggccatgCCCGTGCCGATGCCGCCCGCGGACGTCGGCGAGAGCATCGCTGCCGACAACGGCTTGAGTGACCTCTTGAGGATCTTCTCCATGAGCACCTGGGACGACACCAACTCCAACATCATGTTCTCAGCGCCCGGCAGCAAGAAGGCCGAGGTGCTCGGCGACAGCGATGTCGGCATGGTCACTAGCTTCAGCAACATTGACTCCCAG ATTCAGTTAGCCCTCTCGAGCTGGACATGCCCAGCATGGACGACTACCTGCAGCTGCAGCAGGACTCCGCCGACTGCAGAGTCCACGCCAAGCGTGGCTGCACCACTGACCCGCAGAGCATCGCTTGGGAGg GAAAGAAGAACAAGGATCAACCAGAGGCTAAGGAGGCTGCAAGACCTCATTCCCTACATGGACAAGGTCACAAG